In the Calonectris borealis chromosome 11, bCalBor7.hap1.2, whole genome shotgun sequence genome, one interval contains:
- the SNX33 gene encoding sorting nexin-33 produces the protein MALKARALYNFQSENKEEISIQENEELVIFSENSLDGWLQGQNSRGETGLFPASYVEILRSRSGSNYTDYSGSPAGSPGHDSSFYTAPPNPGISYQGSFEDDDDDDWDDWDDACTVVEEPRSAPGTNGHPSPSLQYPAAYGHHQHAGYRPKPALERQDSMSSSKRGSVVGRNLNRFSCFVRSGVEAFILGDVPLMSKIAEAYCIEMGSKGPQWRANPHPFICSVEDPTKQTKFKGIKSYISYKLTPSNINSPVYRRYKHFDWLYNRLLHKFTVISVPHLPEKQATGRFEEDFIEKRKRRLILWMDHMTSHPVLSQYEGFQHFLCCRDEKQWKLGKRRAEKDEMVGASFLLTIQIPTEHQDLQDVEDRVDAFKAFSKKMDDSVLQLTNVASELVRKHVGGFRKEFQKLGNAFQAISHSFHMDPPYSSDALNNAISHTGKTYETVGEMFAEQPKNDLFLMLDTLSLYQGLLSNFPDIIHLQKGAFAKVKESQRMSDEGRMDQEEADGIRKRCRVVGFALQAEMNHFHERRVADFKRMMQSYLKQQIVFYQRVSQQLEKTLRMYDNL, from the exons ATGGCGTTGAAAGCCAGAGCGCTTTACAACTTCCAGAGCGAAAACAAAGAGGAGATCAGCATCCAGGAGAACGAGGAGCTCGTCATCTTCAGCGAGAACTCCCTGGACGGGTGGTTACAGGGCCAAAACAGCCGCGGGGAGACCGGCCTCTTCCCTGCCTCCTACGTCGAAATCCTCCGCTCCCGCTCGGGCTCCAACTACACGGACTACTCCGGCAGCCCGGCCGGCTCCCCCGGGCACGACTCCTCCTTCTacacagccccccccaaccccggcaTCTCCTACCAGGGCAGTTTTGAGGACGACGATGATGATGACTGGGATGACTGGGATGATGCTTGCACGGTGGTGGAGGAGCCCCGGAGCGCGCCGGGCACCAACGGGCACCCTTCGCCCAGCCTGCAGTACCCGGCGGCATacggccaccaccagcacgcCGGTTACCGTCCCAAGCCGGCGCTGGAGAGGCAGGACAGCATGAGCTCCTCCAAGAGGGGCAGTGTGGTGGGGAGGAACCTCAATCGCTTCTCCTGCTTCGTCCGCTCGGGGGTGGAAGCCTTCATCCTGGGCGACGTGCCCCTGATGTCCAAGATCGCCGAGGCGTACTGCATCGAGATGGGCTCCAAAGGTCCCCAGTGGAGGGCGAACCCCCACCCCTTTATTTGCTCCGTGGAGGACCCGACCAAGCAAACCAAGTTCAAGGGCATCAAGAGCTACATCTCCTACAAGCTGACCCCCAGCAACATCAACTCACCCGTCTACCGGCGGTACAAGCACTTTGACTGGCTCTACAACCGCCTCCTGCACAAGTTCACGGTCATCTCGGTGCCCCACCTGCCCGAGAAGCAGGCCACCGGGCGCTTCGAGGAGGACTTCATCGAGAAGCGCAAGCGGCGGCTGATCCTCTGGATGGACCATATGACCAGCCACCCCGTCCTCTCCCAGTACGAGGGCTTCCAGCACTTCCTCTGCTGCCGCGATGAGAAGCAGTGGAAGCTGGGCAAACGCCGGGCGGAGAAGGACGAGATGGTGGGCGCCAGCTTCCTCCTCACCATCCAGATCCCCACGGAGCACCAGGACCTGCAGGACGTGGAGGACCGTGTGGACGCTTTCAAGGCCTTCAGCAAGAAGATGGACGACAGCGTCCTGCAGCTGACCAACGTGGCCTCGGAGCTGGTGCGCAAGCACGTGGGGGGCTTCCGGAAGGAGTTCCAGAAGCTGGGCAATGCTTTCCAAGCCATCAGCCACTCCTTCCACATGGACCCCCCCTACAGCTCGGACGCGCTCAACAACGCCATCTCCCACACGGGCAAGACATACGAGACCGTGGGGGAGATGTTCGCTGAGCAGCCCAAGAACGACCTGTTCCTCATGCTGGACACTCTCTCTTTGTACCAAGGGCTCCTCtccaacttcccagacatcatcCACCTCCAGAAAG gcgcCTTCGCGAAGGTGAAGGAGAGCCAGCGGATGAGCGACGAGGGCCGGATGGACCAGGAGGAGGCGGACGGGATCCGCAAGCGCTGCCGCGTGGTGGGCTTCGCCCTACAAGCCGAGATGAACCACTTCCACGAGCGGCGCGTGGCCGACTTCAAGAGGATGATGCAGTCCTACTTAAAGCAGCAGATTGTCTTCTACCAGCGCGtcagccagcagctggagaagacGTTACGCATGTACGACAACCTCTAA